The following are encoded in a window of bacterium genomic DNA:
- a CDS encoding cupin domain-containing protein, with protein MSDDQPTYTTLDGSLIREIIRPERQGSRHLSLAEATIAPGQSTTRHRHRQSEEVYFVLSGEGIVEVAARQQPVQTGDAVLIPPGAEHRATCLSNTPLRLLCLCSPPYQHEDTELTEGVVV; from the coding sequence ATGAGTGACGACCAGCCGACGTACACGACGCTGGATGGCTCGCTGATCCGCGAGATCATTCGCCCCGAGCGGCAGGGCAGCCGCCACCTGAGCCTGGCCGAGGCCACGATCGCGCCCGGCCAGTCCACGACGCGCCACCGCCACCGGCAGTCCGAGGAGGTCTACTTCGTGCTAAGCGGCGAGGGGATCGTCGAGGTGGCCGCGCGGCAGCAGCCGGTGCAGACGGGCGACGCGGTGCTCATCCCCCCCGGCGCCGAGCACCGCGCCACCTGCCTGAGCAACACCCCCCTCCGCCTCCTGTGCCTCTGCAGCCCGCCCTACCAGCACGAGGACACGGAGCTGACGGAGGGAGTCGTGGTGTAG
- a CDS encoding amidohydrolase family protein, translating to MDLDLIITGGTVYDGSGSEGFRADVGVAGDRVKAVGDLSQAVAPRTLDATGLAVCPGFIDPHTHCHVDVDKDILHSDNLLRQGITTVIAGNCGGSGWPVGEHLAKVEREGFKSNYAMLVGHHTIRRVAMEGSESPWPTYEQTVAMQDMVRQGLEEGAIGITVGYAQRHETFEEIVDVTRPAADAGAIYASHIRSEGKGLLQAVAEAIEVAHQTGIAVQISHLKTDGPAFWDKLDLVLEMMEDAVARGLDVAADRYPYIGWHGGSTNIMNRWCYEEAQQRGGREHLKDPDVIEHFRQEIASLLAQYGGPDKLMFTSLKQPDPEVDGKTVADLMAQWGAEAIDVSLEIERRNAENAIGAVGFTMSEDNLKTILAHPLVMVGTDAHLEVFGRYATHPRNYGTYPRVLGKYVREERLMSLGEAVEKMTSKPARRYGLRDRGWLRPGYFADLVIFDPATVADNAAFTNAHQYPTGMPFVLVNGQVAVDNDVTAAGHFGRVLRRDG from the coding sequence ATGGATCTCGATCTCATCATCACCGGCGGGACGGTCTATGACGGGAGTGGGAGCGAGGGCTTCCGCGCTGATGTCGGCGTGGCGGGGGACCGCGTGAAGGCTGTGGGCGACCTGTCGCAGGCCGTGGCGCCGCGCACCCTTGACGCCACCGGACTGGCCGTCTGCCCGGGCTTCATTGACCCCCATACCCACTGCCATGTGGATGTGGACAAGGACATCCTGCACTCCGACAACCTGCTCCGCCAGGGCATCACCACCGTCATCGCGGGCAACTGCGGCGGCTCCGGCTGGCCGGTGGGCGAGCACCTGGCCAAGGTCGAGCGCGAGGGCTTCAAGAGCAACTATGCCATGCTGGTCGGCCACCACACGATCCGGCGCGTGGCGATGGAGGGCAGCGAGAGCCCGTGGCCGACCTACGAGCAGACGGTGGCCATGCAGGACATGGTGCGGCAGGGGCTGGAGGAGGGCGCCATCGGCATCACGGTCGGCTATGCCCAGCGCCACGAGACGTTTGAGGAGATCGTGGACGTGACGCGCCCGGCCGCGGACGCCGGGGCTATCTACGCCAGCCACATCCGCTCCGAGGGCAAGGGGTTGCTCCAGGCGGTGGCCGAGGCCATCGAGGTCGCCCACCAGACCGGCATCGCCGTGCAGATCTCGCATCTGAAGACCGACGGGCCCGCCTTCTGGGACAAGCTCGACCTCGTCCTGGAGATGATGGAGGACGCCGTGGCGCGCGGCCTCGACGTGGCCGCCGACCGCTATCCGTACATCGGCTGGCACGGTGGCTCCACCAACATCATGAACCGCTGGTGCTACGAGGAGGCACAGCAGCGCGGGGGGCGCGAGCACCTGAAGGACCCGGACGTCATCGAGCACTTCCGCCAGGAGATCGCGAGCCTGCTGGCCCAGTACGGCGGCCCCGACAAGCTCATGTTCACCTCCCTCAAGCAGCCCGACCCGGAGGTGGACGGCAAGACCGTGGCGGACCTCATGGCGCAGTGGGGCGCCGAAGCCATTGATGTCTCCCTGGAGATCGAGCGCCGCAATGCCGAGAACGCCATCGGCGCGGTGGGCTTCACCATGAGCGAGGACAACCTGAAGACCATCCTGGCGCACCCGCTCGTGATGGTTGGCACCGATGCCCACCTGGAGGTCTTCGGCCGCTATGCCACCCACCCGCGCAACTACGGCACCTACCCTCGCGTGCTGGGCAAGTACGTCCGCGAAGAGCGGCTCATGTCCCTGGGCGAGGCGGTCGAGAAGATGACCTCCAAGCCCGCTCGGCGCTACGGGCTGCGCGACCGCGGTTGGCTGCGCCCCGGCTACTTCGCCGACCTCGTCATCTTCGACCCGGCCACGGTCGCCGACAACGCGGCCTTCACCAACGCCCACCAGTACCCCACCGGCATGCCCTTCGTCCTCGTCAACGGGCAGGTGGCGGTCGACAACGACGTGACCGCCGCCGGGCACTTCGGCCGGGTGCTGCGCCGCGACGGCTGA
- a CDS encoding FAD-dependent oxidoreductase has product MTDSNPRLHQEQPRALRLGTGRDIVTEPPRDTPVVAEVDVLVVGGGPAGVGAALAAAREGARTLLLERHGMLGGMWTAGLVNPFFEFRKKGWLVAELVERLQTEGAWHHHAWRATFDTEAMVRLLETMFAEAGATFWYHVLMTEPIVTEGAVRGVIIESKAGREAVLASVVVDCTGDGDVAARAGVPYELGRLSDGLMQPMTLMFEIEGLGGYEQGATEETYDQLAQAIAAYDLGVELPIGRVNYAPAIITMPRPGSAMVQATHVYRLNGLNPRDVTEGIVTARRQAYDLVTALRHVPGLEGVRLVRTAPTLGLRETRRLCGRYRLTLDDLAAGRRFPDAVTCCAFGVDVHEPAPGAGVPSGHGAPMQAYEIPYRCLLPENVQGLLFAGRCISGSHEAHASYRVTGTCMAMGQAAGLAAAWAARTGAMPGDLPGEELRGLLEGRGVGFL; this is encoded by the coding sequence ATGACTGACAGCAACCCTCGTCTGCACCAGGAGCAGCCCCGAGCCCTTCGCCTGGGCACAGGGCGCGACATCGTCACGGAGCCCCCGCGCGACACGCCCGTCGTGGCCGAGGTGGACGTGCTGGTCGTGGGGGGAGGGCCGGCCGGCGTGGGCGCGGCGCTCGCGGCCGCCCGTGAGGGGGCGCGCACGCTGCTGCTCGAGCGTCACGGGATGCTCGGCGGCATGTGGACCGCCGGCCTGGTCAATCCCTTCTTCGAGTTCCGCAAGAAGGGCTGGCTCGTGGCCGAGCTGGTCGAGCGCCTGCAGACCGAGGGCGCCTGGCATCACCACGCCTGGCGCGCCACCTTCGACACCGAGGCCATGGTGCGCCTGCTGGAGACGATGTTCGCCGAGGCAGGGGCGACCTTCTGGTACCATGTGCTGATGACCGAGCCCATCGTCACCGAGGGCGCGGTCCGGGGCGTCATCATCGAGAGCAAGGCGGGGCGCGAGGCTGTCCTGGCCTCGGTCGTGGTGGACTGCACGGGCGACGGCGATGTGGCCGCCCGCGCCGGCGTGCCCTACGAACTGGGCCGCCTCTCCGATGGCCTCATGCAGCCCATGACGCTGATGTTCGAGATCGAGGGCCTCGGCGGCTATGAGCAGGGGGCGACCGAGGAGACGTACGACCAACTGGCGCAGGCCATCGCCGCATACGACCTCGGCGTTGAGTTGCCCATCGGTCGCGTCAACTACGCCCCGGCCATCATCACCATGCCCCGCCCCGGCAGCGCCATGGTGCAGGCCACCCACGTCTACCGCCTCAACGGGCTGAACCCGCGCGATGTGACGGAGGGGATCGTCACGGCCCGCCGGCAGGCGTACGACCTGGTCACGGCACTGCGCCACGTGCCAGGGCTCGAGGGCGTCCGCCTGGTCCGCACCGCCCCCACCCTCGGCCTGCGTGAGACCCGTCGCCTGTGTGGGCGCTATCGCCTGACGCTGGATGATCTGGCCGCCGGGCGGCGCTTCCCCGATGCCGTGACGTGCTGCGCCTTCGGGGTGGACGTCCACGAGCCCGCCCCCGGCGCCGGCGTCCCCTCGGGCCATGGCGCACCGATGCAGGCCTACGAGATCCCGTACCGCTGCCTGCTGCCCGAGAACGTGCAGGGCCTGCTCTTCGCCGGCCGCTGCATCTCCGGCAGCCACGAGGCCCACGCCTCCTACCGCGTCACCGGCACGTGCATGGCGATGGGCCAGGCCGCCGGCCTGGCCGCCGCCTGGGCCGCGCGGACAGGGGCGATGCCCGGAGACCTGCCCGGGGAGGAACTGCGGGGCCTGCTGGAGGGCCGCGGCGTCGGGTTCCTGTAG
- a CDS encoding metallophosphoesterase has translation MRRLTLPLLLVFLSAFVYAGTISGHVFLDANGDGQYQAGEPPAAGVLVSDGIAIVAPGADGAYQLQSPDGPQVVFVVNPTGTWPAAGFYRNVPTGAEQADFPLVRQEQKTPFYFVHGTDLHIQDSAAAQMAQYVKTLNELPVPLAFVVHTGDLAVDTTGCPLPEGERRLKLYQQMVAPLKMPLFNLPGNHEHAGAGSLDGPRTEPDWGKGIYRRLFGPMHYAFNYAGVGFIAMDGTDVSSGKVAYEIPQECMAWLKAYLPHVDMATPLVMMIHEEFFTLAQKPEVEQLLQGRKVIMALCGHGHSLSRVPFAGGMETEGGAVSYAWHGSSFAPNAMAYHLVKITPDGFEDVMGDWAERYPVTVVSPARSATLRDEAACDVRFLDLKSEVTSVDVSLGEAKQAVTDFRPDGLTRRFSCALKLPALVDGVHDFVLTLHGPGEPMVERQPFLVLTGREEPFAATAPAKLSMMLFGVQAANLVKVNGQEIGTLPADAKERQNFSLEVPATALRRLNTVEFVSAPLAAGGYDNFSALYVTMTYQGKKVSDPRNHGVTVPKSDQAVSRSLYFDIK, from the coding sequence TCCTGTCCGCCTTCGTCTACGCCGGCACGATCTCCGGCCACGTCTTCCTCGACGCCAACGGTGACGGCCAGTACCAGGCCGGCGAGCCCCCCGCCGCCGGTGTGCTGGTGAGCGACGGCATCGCCATCGTCGCCCCCGGCGCGGACGGCGCCTACCAGCTCCAGTCCCCCGACGGTCCGCAGGTCGTCTTCGTGGTCAACCCCACCGGCACGTGGCCCGCGGCCGGTTTCTACCGCAATGTCCCCACTGGCGCGGAACAGGCCGACTTCCCCCTCGTGCGGCAGGAGCAGAAGACGCCGTTCTACTTCGTGCATGGCACGGACCTGCACATCCAGGACAGCGCCGCGGCGCAGATGGCCCAGTACGTCAAGACCCTCAACGAGTTGCCCGTGCCGCTGGCCTTCGTCGTGCACACGGGCGATCTGGCCGTGGACACCACCGGATGCCCGCTGCCCGAGGGTGAGCGTCGCCTGAAGCTCTATCAGCAGATGGTCGCGCCCCTGAAGATGCCGCTGTTCAACCTGCCCGGCAACCACGAGCACGCCGGGGCGGGCAGCCTGGATGGGCCCCGCACCGAGCCCGACTGGGGCAAGGGCATTTACCGGCGGCTGTTCGGCCCGATGCACTATGCCTTCAACTACGCTGGGGTCGGCTTCATCGCTATGGACGGCACCGACGTCAGCAGCGGCAAGGTGGCGTACGAGATCCCCCAGGAGTGCATGGCGTGGCTCAAAGCTTACCTGCCGCATGTGGACATGGCGACACCGCTGGTGATGATGATTCACGAGGAGTTCTTCACGCTCGCCCAGAAGCCGGAAGTGGAGCAGCTCCTGCAGGGGCGGAAGGTCATCATGGCGCTGTGCGGGCACGGACACAGCCTCAGTCGCGTGCCCTTCGCCGGCGGCATGGAGACCGAGGGCGGGGCGGTCAGCTACGCCTGGCACGGCAGCAGTTTCGCCCCCAACGCGATGGCGTACCACCTCGTGAAGATCACCCCCGATGGCTTCGAGGACGTGATGGGCGACTGGGCCGAGCGCTACCCGGTGACGGTCGTCTCCCCCGCGCGTTCCGCCACCCTCAGGGACGAGGCCGCCTGCGACGTGCGCTTTCTGGACCTGAAAAGCGAAGTCACCTCGGTGGACGTGAGCCTGGGTGAGGCGAAGCAGGCCGTGACGGACTTCCGGCCCGACGGCCTGACGCGGAGGTTCAGTTGTGCGCTCAAGCTGCCCGCGCTGGTGGATGGCGTCCACGACTTCGTCCTGACGCTGCACGGCCCTGGCGAGCCGATGGTCGAGCGCCAGCCCTTCCTCGTCCTCACCGGTCGGGAGGAGCCCTTCGCGGCCACGGCCCCGGCCAAGCTGAGCATGATGCTGTTCGGGGTCCAGGCCGCCAACCTCGTCAAGGTGAATGGCCAGGAGATCGGCACGCTCCCTGCCGATGCGAAGGAACGCCAGAACTTCAGCCTGGAAGTGCCGGCCACGGCGCTGCGGCGCCTCAACACGGTGGAGTTCGTCTCGGCGCCGCTCGCTGCCGGGGGCTACGACAACTTCAGCGCCCTGTACGTCACGATGACCTATCAGGGCAAGAAGGTCAGCGACCCGCGCAACCACGGCGTCACGGTGCCCAAGAGCGATCAGGCCGTGAGCCGCAGCCTCTACTTCGACATCAAGTAG